A genomic segment from Gossypium hirsutum isolate 1008001.06 chromosome D04, Gossypium_hirsutum_v2.1, whole genome shotgun sequence encodes:
- the LOC107898479 gene encoding casparian strip membrane protein 1 — protein MMKSSDHSSINVAESSGVEKGKGSLIATSREQKKGFKKGLGILDFLLRLGAIISTIAAAATMGTSDETLPFFSQFFQFEASYDDLPTLMFFVIAMALVGAYLVLSLPFSLVTIVRPHAVAPRLLLFILDTVVLTLATAAGAAAAAIVYLAQNGNPNTNWLSICDQFGDFCQGVSGAVVASFFTVLVLMSLILLSAFALKKH, from the exons atgatgaagagcAGTGATCACTCAAGCATTAATGTAGCAGAGTCGAGCGGCGTTGAAAAAGGCAAAGGATCACTCATTGCTACATCCAGGGAGCAAAAGAAGGGATTCAAGAAAGGGTTGGGTATTTTGGACTTCCTTCTGAGACTAGGAGCCATTATTTCAACTATAGCCGCCGCTGCCACCATGGGAACCAGTGATGAAACTCTTCCTTTCTTCAGTCAATTCTTCCAGTTCGAAGCCAGTTATGATGATCTTCCCACACTTAT gTTTTTTGTGATCGCAATGGCACTAGTTGGCGCATATCTCGTCCTTTCCCTTCCTTTCTCCTTAGTTACCATCGTCCGCCCTCACGCAGTTGCGCCGAGACTCCTCCTTTTCATTTTGGACACT GTGGTATTGACTTTAGCAACGGCGGCCGGCGCAGCGGCAGCAGCCATAGTCTACTTGGCTCAGAATGGGAACCCGAACACAAACTGGCTAAGCATCTGCGACCAATTCGGTGATTTTTGCCAGGGTGTGAGCGGCGCTGTGGTGGCATCGTTCTTTACTGTTCTGGTTCTCATGTCGTTGATTCTTCTGTCTGCTTTTGCCCTTAAAAAGCACTGA
- the LOC107899764 gene encoding mitochondrial fission protein ELM1 isoform X2, producing the protein MRPIRLPEPPIGRRSAAEVFEAGIYGIIKRVVVIGNGFSGAENQCIGLVRALGLSGCLTLYRVTRPRGGINKWLHWLPVSLHKKLDYVIRQICIYSGVQGEARWSKVVPFAVEKTGLSSVIEADAKQIAMMARDTFEKEGPLLVIASGRDTISVASSIKRLATENVFLVQIQHPRSRLNRFDLVITPQHDYYPLTPHGQRQIPWFLRRWITPRRPPARHVVLTVGALHPADSAALRSAASVWHDELAPLARPLLVVNIGGPTSSCQYGADLAKQLIAMLQNVLWSCGSVRISFSRRTPEKVSKILLKEFSSNPKVYIWDGEGPNPHMGHLAWADAFVITADSVSMLSEACTTGKPVYVIGAERCTWKFADFQKSLRERGAVCPFTGKEDISESWSYTPLNDTAEAASQVMKALAAQGWTIDA; encoded by the exons ATGAGACCCATAAGGCTTCCTGAACCGCCCATAGGACGGAGGAGCGCGGCGGAGGTGTTCGAAGCCGGGATTTATGGGATAATCAAACGGGTTGTTGTGATAGGAAATGGCTTCTCGGGAGCTGAGAATCAATGCATCGGTTTGGTTCGGGCTTTAGGCCTCTCGGGTTGTCTTACTTTATAT CGTGTTACAAGGCCAAGAGGAGGAATCAATAAGTGGCTACATTGGCTTCCGGTTTCTCttcataaaaaattggattatGTTATAAGGCAAATTTGCATCTATTCAGGAGTTCAAGGGGAAGCTAGATGGAGTAAAGTGGTTCCTTTTGCAGTTGAAAAAACTG GGCTGTCCAGTGTAATAGAAGCTGATGCAAAACAAATTGCAATGATGGCACGGGATACATTTGAGAA GGAGGGCCCTCTGTTGGTCATAGCGTCTGGTCGGGATACAATTTCTGTTGCGAGCTCCATTAAACGGTTAGCCACAGAAAATGTTTTTCTTGTTCAg ATACAACATCCACGGTCACGGCTGAATAGGTTTGATTTAGTGATTACTCCTCAGCATGATTATTATCCATTGACTCCTCATGGACAGAGACAAATTCCTTGGTTTCTCCGGAGGTGGATAACTCCTCGCAGACCTCCTGCTAGACATGTG GTTCTCACTGTGGGAGCTCTTCATCCGGCTGATTCTGCTGCATTAAGAAGTGCTGCTTCAGTCTGGCATGATGAACTGGCCCCGCTTGCAAGGCCCTTGCTTGTTGTCAACATTGGAGGGCCAACAA GCAGCTGTCAATATGGTGCGGATCTTGCAAAGCAGTTAATAGCTATGCTGCAGAATGTTTTATGGAGTTGCGGCAGCGTCAGGATATCTTTCTCGAGAAGGACTCCTGAGAAG GTATCAAAAATCTTATTGAAGGAGTTTAGTTCTAATCCAAAGGTTTACATTTGGGATGGTGAAG GTCCTAATCCACACATGGGACATCTGGCTTGGGCTGATGCTTTTGTTATCACAGCAGACTCGGTAAGCATGTTGAGTGAGGCTTGCACTACAGG AAAACCAGTCTATGTTATAGGAGCTGAGAGATGTACATGGAAGTTTGCTGACTTCCAAAAGTCTCTGCGGGAACGAGGAGCAGTTTGTCCTTTCACTGGCAAAGAGGAT ATATCTGAGAGCTGGAGCTATACACCGTTAAATGACACAGCAGAGGCCGCTAGCCAGGTGATGAAGGCACTTGCTGCTCAAGGATGGACAATAGACGCATAA
- the LOC107899764 gene encoding mitochondrial fission protein ELM1 isoform X1 has protein sequence MRPIRLPEPPIGRRSAAEVFEAGIYGIIKRVVVIGNGFSGAENQCIGLVRALGLSGCLTLYRVTRPRGGINKWLHWLPVSLHKKLDYVIRQICIYSGVQGEARWSKVVPFAVEKTGLSSVIEADAKQIAMMARDTFEKEGPLLVIASGRDTISVASSIKRCLIYKAICMFPLKLFNCFDFVDLGDFTIQHPRSRLNRFDLVITPQHDYYPLTPHGQRQIPWFLRRWITPRRPPARHVVLTVGALHPADSAALRSAASVWHDELAPLARPLLVVNIGGPTSSCQYGADLAKQLIAMLQNVLWSCGSVRISFSRRTPEKVSKILLKEFSSNPKVYIWDGEGPNPHMGHLAWADAFVITADSVSMLSEACTTGKPVYVIGAERCTWKFADFQKSLRERGAVCPFTGKEDISESWSYTPLNDTAEAASQVMKALAAQGWTIDA, from the exons ATGAGACCCATAAGGCTTCCTGAACCGCCCATAGGACGGAGGAGCGCGGCGGAGGTGTTCGAAGCCGGGATTTATGGGATAATCAAACGGGTTGTTGTGATAGGAAATGGCTTCTCGGGAGCTGAGAATCAATGCATCGGTTTGGTTCGGGCTTTAGGCCTCTCGGGTTGTCTTACTTTATAT CGTGTTACAAGGCCAAGAGGAGGAATCAATAAGTGGCTACATTGGCTTCCGGTTTCTCttcataaaaaattggattatGTTATAAGGCAAATTTGCATCTATTCAGGAGTTCAAGGGGAAGCTAGATGGAGTAAAGTGGTTCCTTTTGCAGTTGAAAAAACTG GGCTGTCCAGTGTAATAGAAGCTGATGCAAAACAAATTGCAATGATGGCACGGGATACATTTGAGAA GGAGGGCCCTCTGTTGGTCATAGCGTCTGGTCGGGATACAATTTCTGTTGCGAGCTCCATTAAACG GTGCTTGATATACAAGGCAATTTGTATGTTTCCTTTGAAGTTATTCAACTGTTTCGACTTTGTAGACCTGGGTGATTTCACA ATACAACATCCACGGTCACGGCTGAATAGGTTTGATTTAGTGATTACTCCTCAGCATGATTATTATCCATTGACTCCTCATGGACAGAGACAAATTCCTTGGTTTCTCCGGAGGTGGATAACTCCTCGCAGACCTCCTGCTAGACATGTG GTTCTCACTGTGGGAGCTCTTCATCCGGCTGATTCTGCTGCATTAAGAAGTGCTGCTTCAGTCTGGCATGATGAACTGGCCCCGCTTGCAAGGCCCTTGCTTGTTGTCAACATTGGAGGGCCAACAA GCAGCTGTCAATATGGTGCGGATCTTGCAAAGCAGTTAATAGCTATGCTGCAGAATGTTTTATGGAGTTGCGGCAGCGTCAGGATATCTTTCTCGAGAAGGACTCCTGAGAAG GTATCAAAAATCTTATTGAAGGAGTTTAGTTCTAATCCAAAGGTTTACATTTGGGATGGTGAAG GTCCTAATCCACACATGGGACATCTGGCTTGGGCTGATGCTTTTGTTATCACAGCAGACTCGGTAAGCATGTTGAGTGAGGCTTGCACTACAGG AAAACCAGTCTATGTTATAGGAGCTGAGAGATGTACATGGAAGTTTGCTGACTTCCAAAAGTCTCTGCGGGAACGAGGAGCAGTTTGTCCTTTCACTGGCAAAGAGGAT ATATCTGAGAGCTGGAGCTATACACCGTTAAATGACACAGCAGAGGCCGCTAGCCAGGTGATGAAGGCACTTGCTGCTCAAGGATGGACAATAGACGCATAA